AGGTGGACCGCCCCTCTCGTTTTGAAGTCCGCAAACGGAGCAACGGGTCCGACGTCGGCTAGGACGCTGTTCACGCCACGGTCTTGGGTCTTGTTAGTTCTTTGATCTTTGCCAGTAGTTGCTCACGATCCGGCGGCTTATCGAAGTAGCCGGCAGGTGGAGGCACTTGTCGGCGGGTCTCGATGAACCGTTTGAAATCATGCGATATGCCCGTCAGGACAACCACGGGGATATGCTTCGTCTGCGGATCTCCGCACACGTTGCGGTACATCCGCACGCCACTCTCTTCCGGCATCGAGATGTCGAGCAAAATCAAATCCGGCAGCTCCGCTTTGGCTTTCGCAAAGCCTTCTTTCCCATTCATCGCCTTGATGACGGAATAGCCGTTATCTTCCAGAAGTGTGCCGACGAAAGTGAGAACGTCCTCTTCATCATCAAC
This window of the Terriglobia bacterium genome carries:
- a CDS encoding response regulator, which encodes MVDDEEDVLTFVGTLLEDNGYSVIKAMNGKEGFAKAKAELPDLILLDISMPEESGVRMYRNVCGDPQTKHIPVVVLTGISHDFKRFIETRRQVPPPAGYFDKPPDREQLLAKIKELTRPKTVA